One window from the genome of Salvia splendens isolate huo1 chromosome 9, SspV2, whole genome shotgun sequence encodes:
- the LOC121748169 gene encoding uncharacterized protein LOC121748169 → MGHQNHQDHQSKVFYELSALVLNIIRSPPTADHHSPRQRWDAISFQSMTPAGFASLLLGISLSLMLCGSVRFYLGFMLMPWVLGLVVFLYFVGIVSSISMIGRAIRCHNPAPPSPTKEIPCEYCCQFCSDFGSRFN, encoded by the coding sequence ATGGGCCACCAAAACCACCAGGATCACCAATCCAAGGTCTTCTACGAGCTCTCCGCTCTAGTCTTGAACATCATTCGCTCGCCGCCCACCGCCGACCACCACTCTCCGCGGCAGAGGTGGGACGCCATCTCCTTCCAGAGCATGACGCCGGCGGGATTCGCCTCCCTGCTCCTCGGGATCTCGCTCTCGCTCATGCTCTGTGGATCGGTCAGGTTTTACTTAGGTTTTATGTTGATGCCTTGGGTTCTTGGATTGGTTGTGTTCTTGTATTTTGTGGGGATTGTTTCCAGCATTTCGATGATTGGGAGAGCCATTCGCTGTCATAATCCCGCGCCTCCTTCGCCCACCAAGGAGATTCCTTGTGAGTATTGCTGCCAATTTTGCTCCGATTTTGGTTCAAGATTCAATTAG